Within the Populus trichocarpa isolate Nisqually-1 chromosome 14, P.trichocarpa_v4.1, whole genome shotgun sequence genome, the region aatatcaactttAATCAAGGggtcttttaaatatttttatttctcaagcACGGTTAAAACACTAAACTATCACAGGAAGCAacgaaaataaagttttttttatttacattttttttttgttacatcaaGTGTCTACGGGAAAATTTTGTATttcacatatataaaatattaatagaaaaaaatgtggTTGGCCATTGATGCACGTTAGTATCAtgccatttatattttatatacaattttatttatatttttttaattatttaattatttttttattgattattttcttcaattccgTCCTTAATCATCaggttttatatgatttttatatcaatttcagtactcattcttttgatatttttacaccttctaataattaaattttgtttaaacttcaccaaacatcattttattttattttttttcatgtcgaATTGACCCTCGTTACtttttaatgatgtttattttgttttgaatctttattctactacatttaaaaaaacaaattatctcttgacattttttttaccaGGCCATGGGTTTCGAAGGCTAACATaagttgattttaatattttttcatgtcattttataatattgattttttaaactttattattcaatatttagttattGTGAAATTGGTCAtcgtgtgtttgtttttgctttatttttatatataattatccaaAATTTATACTTATAATCATGAGATTGGTaaattaacctgagttgatttatatttttttatttttttattgatttttctcaatttcattattaaacACCGAGTTAACTaagaattatgatttaaaatgtttttttattttcttttcataaagtCACCACACCATCGTAACATAAATCACAAATTTTACATCTTAACCTAGgtcatctaaatattttttttaaataatatttttttgatttttttaatcaaattttgtttttttatccagaCTTTAAACTTATAAAACTAATTACGTCATCAAATTAATCTGAacatgttttaagtttttttacccctcttgaaaaacatgttaatatcatcttaatattaaaaaaaaaaatgatccgaAACTTGCGATCTAGTCTATCCTGCAACATTAGAGATgaatggagaagaaaaaaatataccgGTGATGTGTGTATCACCCAACGGCCCCGCTTTCAATCCATCCATTTCATACACATTAGTTTTATTCGCTACTATAAAATACTCTAGTTTCTAAAACAATTTGccatctaaattaaaaattagttatttattattgtagaaTATGTCCAATTTTTTTGTACCCCGACACACCCCACCATGTAGCTTGACATGCTGCTTTTGacactcattatttttttttttttagtttaatatgagtattcagaccaacttgcgtgcacctcaactaatcccacagaccctaaaattaacgaccatgtaaaccatcatataagcaaccacagggctcgaacctgaaaccacagagggagcaaatctctgatcccaaactcttacaaCTGgaccaccatctagatggttacATTTTTACTTGTATCTACAGGTGACAAAATCAACAGCACAATATTTCGAGGATATCAATCGAGTCACCGACCTTCAAGAAATTcacgaatttaaaaaaagaaaaggcaaataaACACAAATGTGATTCGACAAAATCCCAAAGCAACTAAGACggtaaaaattaaaaccaacaaattaaaaaatttaattttcaaatttaactcatttttatattgtttaaattaaaaattatttccatttaaatatacaaaaaagtagaaaaaaaatcaaatagaattaCAGAATCCATACCAATCGAAACCTTAAACAACCAAAAGAGCTTATATACTAATCTTGTGATTCTTCCATTAAACTAAACACATGCCCAGCAGAAGCTGTAAgtacttttaagttttaaatacAAGGCTTGTCCTGTGAAGCAAATGCACCCACCATATCTGGTCACTGCCAAAGAGTAGACTCATGCTTTGACCATTTTCAACAAAACattatgattataaataaataaataaatatatatatatatatatatatatatataaaaacacgtTGGGATTCTGGCTTTCTGCTTTCTAGCCAAGCCCATTTTGCGCAGAAAAATCACCATTCTAGTAACATCTATCCTAACCCTTTTGACAAACCCTAAAATAGCACGAACTTCGAGATAGTGGACCCCACGTTATTGAAAGGGTGGATCCCACAACATCTCTCCACGTGGGATCCCATCTAAAACCAACAGTTCCCCAAGCACCATCACAGAAAAACGAACAGATCcctacattaaaataatgtaacgCGTAGCACTCGATGAATGAATACAACAATAGGAAATGTACTGCCGCTAAAATGCGCAGCTGACTCACCTCACCTCACATCACCTCATCACtgataaattcaaaaacaaaataaattaataataaaaataatcctctctaacaaaataacaactcaaaatccaataataaataaaaagcaaattaactGAGCTAGATAATTACGATTCAGGACATGAGAATCGAACAAATTACAGTGGCAAAGACAGTGACCTGAACAGGTACACTCACGTGAACAGCAGCACTACCATCCGCCGTGCTATTCTCGGATCCAAACGGCGTCTCAGCTGGGGCACCACCAGGCGTCTCCACAGGCGGAGCAGGGGGTGAAGCAGCGAGAGGAGATGGAGCCTCAACACTAGCCGGAGCTGGACTCGATGCAACCGGACTCGGACTCGGTGCACTCACCGGTTCCCCTGCCGGGGCTGGAGACGGAGCTTTCCCGAACAACTCAACCGGTAGCAGCACATTATCAACAGTGAAAATCACTAGCGGTGTTGAGTCAAGGACCGTTTCAGCAACTCGCGACGGACCGATTCCAGTGTGTAGAGTCACCGAGTCACCCGCACTTGTAACCGTCAGATCGAACTTACCTGCACCGTTACTAGCCAACGTAGAGATCGGGTCTTTGCTAGTTTTCAAACTCCCAAACGGACTGTAAGTAGCCGTGGCATGGTACTGTAAGAGCGAGACTATTTCAGCATTGGTGAGCTTGCTCAGATCAGGTACTCCAGCAGCCTTGAACGCCTCGTCGTTTGGAGCAAAAATAGTTAAACCTTTATCCGCCGCTGACTGATACGTTTTAATGACACCGCTAGTTTGTAACAAACTCGCAAATGTTTTGCATCCAGCCTTTTCGAGTAACGCCGTAATGTTCACACTTGACGGTGTTGGGGCCGGAGCTGTTAAAATCCCTGGAGCTATAATCGGCTGGCTgatttcaagaattgaaatattataaGGGACTTGCTTCACAGATTTAGTGTAAGAGGAATCAAGTTTCGAGCCGGGAGCAGCGGAGCCGAAGCCGACTTTACCACCTTGGAGATCTGTAATGTTGACGAATCCGAGGTTACCAGGGGCATTTCCAGTAGTTTGGTAGAGAGTGGTGGATAACGTGGT harbors:
- the LOC7464872 gene encoding fasciclin-like arabinogalactan protein 10, with translation MATLQYSLLLSFTLSALVSTILAHNITDILSGFPEYSEFNKYLTQTKLADEINTRQTITVLALNNGAMTALAAKHPLSVIKNALSLLVVLDYYDPTKLHQISKGTTLSTTLYQTTGNAPGNLGFVNITDLQGGKVGFGSAAPGSKLDSSYTKSVKQVPYNISILEISQPIIAPGILTAPAPTPSSVNITALLEKAGCKTFASLLQTSGVIKTYQSAADKGLTIFAPNDEAFKAAGVPDLSKLTNAEIVSLLQYHATATYSPFGSLKTSKDPISTLASNGAGKFDLTVTSAGDSVTLHTGIGPSRVAETVLDSTPLVIFTVDNVLLPVELFGKAPSPAPAGEPVSAPSPSPVASSPAPASVEAPSPLAASPPAPPVETPGGAPAETPFGSENSTADGSAAVHVSVPVQVTVFATVICSILMS